TTATTATGGATTTTAAAGAGCAGGATTTGACAATGATTGTACAGAGATGCCGACATATATGTTTCGAGCATTCAAATATAGAGGAACTATTAATATGATAAAGGCTAGACACTCATTATATCATACATGACAAGtaatgtttaaaatttaaattaaggtCCTTGACATGTattcaaatataatattttattattcagAAATGATATTTTATTAGCTAGTTATGTAAGATCAACATCGTTCACCTTATGTTATCATAAATAATATTtactatttataaaaaaataattattataatattttaacaACTTTGTGATTATTTTGaacattcaattttaatttaatttaaataatttttagcaCCCTTCAATCCATGATTAATCAGatcataaatcatatttataaaaacTGTTCTTCTAAATAAGGAATGTAATCGAATAATGTTGAACTTCTAAATTGACTACTACATGTATTTCCTAATTTATCCTAATAATCGATAAAAATTCTCCGTGAAATCAAATCGTTCACTCCagaaataatcaatgaaattaattaggattatcatttttttattttttaataagatCATAAATTAATGAACATTGACACATTATTTGATAAAATCTAACATGGCACcatgaaattaattatattaaattataataACAGATTAATgatcataaaaatttattaatattcattcaaaatatatatatatatatatatatatatatatatatatatatatatatatatatatatatatataacaaatttATCAATATGATAAATAACAAATATGTTCTTAAAGTTAAACTCACTAATTAAACAACTTAATAATATaaactttttaaataattaacaAAATGAAAATTCAATACCATTTACCCGAACTAAACTCAAacttacattaaaaaaaaaaggaaccaAACTTGAACAACTATTTCAACAATTTAATTCATATTAATTACTTTAGCAAATAAACTTCAACAATATAAAACTACCAACTTAACTCAGCAAGCTTACAGCCTACACAATTTCATCTTGAATTAGTACCCAAAACAGAGGGAAACTGAAACAATGGGCAAGGGCAATCCAAATCCAACAAAATTCTCCCATTAGCCACAACAAGCAACTCATTAAGAATTTAGGTAACGAGAACTTGAAAAAAGAAACAAATTTCTGAGAAGATTTGCCTCACTTGTAGCTGCTCAAGCTTTTCTTGGCTTGGTGGTAGCTAGCTGGGCCTCAGGCTGCAGCAGTAAAATATACAGTAAGAAATCGACAAAACAAAAGAGGATGGCAAAATATTAGTAGTTAAAAAACTTTGCTTgctttttttttctctaaaacAGCGTGCAGAAAACTGAAAAGTGAAATGAGGATAGAGATTTGTCAAGAATTAACAAACAGAAGAACAATCGAGGTGATAAGCAATACGACTAAGTCAGCTCAGATTTTCATACTGTTCGAACtaaaaaaaatcgaaaaaaaataattttaattaaatactttGGCATAAGCAGCTATCAACAGAAGAGGTATGAAACATGAATCCGACATAAGTCGACTGGTGAAGGAAGAAAATTACCTCTTTCTTCACAGCTTCTTCCTTCTCAGACAGTATGAGTTCAATGTGGCATGGAGAGGACATGTAAGCTGCAATCCAAAGTATTGCAGTTGATTAGATTCTAAAGAGAAATGTATTGAATTTGAATCAATGAAAGAACTTACGATTGATCCTTCCATGAGCCCGATACGTCCTGCGCCTTTGTTTCTGGGCTTGGTTCACCTGAATGTGCGAGACGTAAAGTACATCAACATCCAAGCCCTTCACCTGCATGAAAGAAACAAAAGTTAGAAATATAAGCAGAGCGCTGAAAATGGAAGGTGGCCGCCTATGAGCATACTTCAGCATTGCTTTCAGCATTTTTAAGAAGATCCAAAATGAATCTAGCAGATTTCACAGGCCACCGACCCTGCCCATTTGGGTGCCTGTTTTTGGCCTGAGCAGTTCGACCCACCCCTCTGCAAAACCTCCGGAAGGGAATAGCCTGCTTGTGGGCAATTACATCCTGGAGATATCGTTTTGCCTTGGATAAAGGTAGCTTTCTCACTGCATGGGCAGTTTCTCGAGTGTTctgttgacataatcaaaataacaTGTATTCCTGTCAACCACATACAATGAACTACACAAATTCCGTAACAAAGATGAATCCTACTTAATATTGAGAGTACCATTTcattataaaaaagaaaaaaaaaagaagatttgATAAAGATCACAACAATTAGGAACAAAATCATTAAAAGTCAATCAGAAAAGAAATGCATCAAAGGTAAACTCATAGAATTGAATTGAGAATCACtaaacatcaaaaaaaaaaaaaagcgtcTGTGATCAACTACTTAGATATGTGAAACTAATGGATAATTTACAAATTTCTCTAATTTCTATTAGGTATATTATGCCAAAATATAAGCATTATCTTTTGGCAGACATATATCTAAGGATGCTTTgagtttaattaaaactattcTACAGCAAAGCAAGCATTAGAATATACAGTTTTCTTCCAACACTAGTTACAACAGTAAAATTAATTGATATGGCGATTAATTCATTTCCAAATAGTCATTAATTATCATAAAAACAGCCAATTAAAGTAATTCTAGTTGAAATACCAATTCAAAATGTGTACGTCTGTGTTTATATATGAATTCAATTCAATCAAAATACATGTTTAATTACAACTTTATCATCCAATATCACTTATGCAAGTAGAATTTTAAGTTTCTCGAAGGAAACAAATATTGCCTAGAGTCTAAATATTTCCTAATGATTGGAACTTGATTTCTCATCACCCTTAATTTTTGACGCATTATTGCCtgcagaaattttttttttctaatatcgGGGTTGCAATTATTCATTCAATCATCAAAATCTTAGAACTGGAAATGCAGATGCATTGTCGAAGAGATTTTTTAGAACCTAGAATAAACCAACAAATGCTTGTAACGTACCTTGAAGTGAACCCTCAAGTCATGACCCATGGCCTTGGCAGCTGCAAACACCCAATAAAAATAAGTTCGAATTAGATCTCAATAACAAGCTAAATCCCATTCATGTCATGGCAAAAAATAATTCTTAGGAGCTAGATTTCTCCTCAAAGAAAACAGAAAAATCCATGGTTCAAATCTCCGCTTAACAACCATTAAATAGATAAACTCGAGGACAAAACCAACTCAGAATCAAAACTTGACGCGAAGAAACCATCGCAGAAAAGTGAAACTTACACTTGGTAGGGTTGGAAGGATCTCTCGAGTACTTCACCTGATTGAAACGATCGGCGCGCAGAAATCAAATCAACATTAGATTAGCAACGAAATTAACGTCTCGAGGCGACGGGAAAGATGGAACTCACCATGACTGCAGATAATTCTTTGCAATCTCCGATTCTGAGCCCCTGCAGCGGGAGGGGGAAGCAGATGACAGCTTGAGAGTGGAATCCTAGGGCGATCCCTCCTTAAATAGGCGAATGGGACGAAGTGGGCTGGGCTTTATAATCCTAATGGGCCTAATTGGGCAAAATGATGTTTAATCACTTAAATTCTCCATTTGGTaaaatccaaagaaaagaaaatatttttttaaaaaaataaatatttgtca
This window of the Zingiber officinale cultivar Zhangliang chromosome 3B, Zo_v1.1, whole genome shotgun sequence genome carries:
- the LOC122056605 gene encoding 60S ribosomal protein L17-1 isoform X1; this encodes MVKYSRDPSNPTKSAKAMGHDLRVHFKNTRETAHAVRKLPLSKAKRYLQDVIAHKQAIPFRRFCRGVGRTAQAKNRHPNGQGRWPVKSARFILDLLKNAESNAEVKGLDVDVLYVSHIQVNQAQKQRRRTYRAHGRINPYMSSPCHIELILSEKEEAVKKEPEAQLATTKPRKA
- the LOC122056605 gene encoding 60S ribosomal protein L17-2 isoform X2, with protein sequence MGHDLRVHFKNTRETAHAVRKLPLSKAKRYLQDVIAHKQAIPFRRFCRGVGRTAQAKNRHPNGQGRWPVKSARFILDLLKNAESNAEVKGLDVDVLYVSHIQVNQAQKQRRRTYRAHGRINPYMSSPCHIELILSEKEEAVKKEPEAQLATTKPRKA